TTCATTATCTTCAAAATTTGATTGTATATCGTTTCAGGAGTAAGACCATGTTTTTCTCTCAGATAATCAGCCGTTCCAATATGCTTTCCTGTGCTATCTGAGATTCCAATTCTCTTAAAATGCCCTCTGTAGCTGTTTTCAGCAAGCACCTCTGCAACGGCAGAGCCAAGTCCACCGTGAATATTATGTTCTTCCAGAGACAAAATAATGTCGTGCACTTCAGCAATTTGATTAACAGCGGTTATATCCAATGGCTTGGGGTGTGCATGTTTATTAAGGTAGCACTAATCCCTTTTCTCGTTAACAATCCCAAAAGTTGTTTTCCCGTATATACCATGTTGCCGATTGCAAAGATGGCTAAATCT
The sequence above is a segment of the Nitrospirota bacterium genome. Coding sequences within it:
- a CDS encoding transketolase C-terminal domain-containing protein — protein: MDITAVNQIAEVHDIILSLEEHNIHGGLGSAVAEVLAENSYRGHFKRIGISDSTGKHIGTADYLREKHGLTPETIYNQILKIMKIT